The Etheostoma cragini isolate CJK2018 chromosome 5, CSU_Ecrag_1.0, whole genome shotgun sequence genome contains a region encoding:
- the LOC117945443 gene encoding C-C motif chemokine 19-like — translation MASRIAVLLLLGVICVGFASAEIVVDCCLTVAEKPLPLAIIHSYTIQEGGKGCEISATAFITKVGRILCVSHPRDKAWVRSHINYLDKKRSQ, via the exons ATGGCTTCTCGAATTGCAGTTCTCCTCCTGCTGGGTGTCATCTGTGTTGGGTTTGCATCAG CTGAGATTGTGGTGGACTGCTGTCTGACGGTTGCTGAGAAGCCATTGCCGCTCGCAATCATTCACAGCTACACCATTCAGGAAGGTGGAAAAGGATGTGAAATCAGCGCCACTGC TTTCATTACAAAGGTTGGAAGGATACTGTGCGTCTCCCACCCCCGTGATAAAGCGTGGGTGAGAAGTCACATTAACTATCTGGATAAGAAAAGATCTCAGTAA